From Fusobacterium sp.:
ATACCTTTTATAACATCTTCTATTTTTTTCTTTTGCTCATTATTAATAACAAGATAAAGGTCTTCTAAGTACTTTTGAGCTTCTAGTGAAATTTCATTATCATGTATAAAATAAATTAATCTCACTATTATTTCTAAATATTTCTCATTACTTTTTATTCTATATAATGTATCCTTGTATAAAATATTTTTTGCTTCTGCCTTTTCATATCCTTGTCTATATGAAATTATTTTTTCTTTCTTTAAAACTTCTTTTTTAACTTCATATACTTCACATAATTTATTTTCTAACTCTCTTACTTTTTCTTTATCTAAATTATTATTCTTCTCTTTTCTTTTTATAGTATTCATAACTCCTGCTGTTGTTGCTATTGCTGTTCCTATTCCTAATATTAACGGTAATGGCATGATATTCCTCCTGAATCTCCCAATAAGAAAATATTATTTTGATATTTCTCTCCCACAGTTTGGACAGAATTTCGTATTAGAATCAATCTCAGTACTACAGTTCTTACAATATTTTTTCTCAGTAGTAGAAACTAATGATGGTTTTGCATTTTCTTTTGTTTTTTTCAATTTTTCCTCTATTTTATTAATAATTCCCATAGAATCTTTTGGATAAGCTATTACAGTAAATGTAATTCCAAATACTACTGAAGGTATAATCCATATTAATTCAATAATTCTTGAAATTCCACTTTCTCCCAACATCATAGAATACATTCCCATAGTTCCATTTAGCATAGCAATCATTAAATTAATTATTAATGGAAATATAACTGAACAAATATGAATTCCATAATTAATAAAAATATCTGTAATAAAATTTTGTGGCATTTTTTCATAGTAATTTTGTTTAAATATTTCACATAAACTTATAGCTGCCATACTTCCTAAAAATATTGTTAAAAAAGTTAAGCTTCTTGTCCAAATAGATGTCCCATCTATTAATAAAAACATTCCTATAAAACTTGTTATTACTGATAATATAACTGAATGAACAAATAACATCTAATCCCTCCATTTTTTACTTATTATTAGTTTATTATAAAAAACTATTCAATAGAGCAGAATTATCTGCTCTATTTTATTATTTGACTTCTTTATCTTTTAGATATTCTTTATATTCAGAAATAAATGTTGCAACATTTGTATGATAAATATCATACATGTTAATTTGAGTCATTTTATGATATTCAAGAATATCGTTTACTGCAATTCCATATAAAGTATGAAATGAAATCATCATAGGATCGTTATCTTTCATTTGAATCCATTTCTTCTGCTCTATATGATATTTATATACCTTATTTAATTCGTTATTTAATCTAAATATTGGAATAGTAATATCATCTCCACCTTCAAATAATCTTCTATTGACTTGAACTGTACTATTTCCACTCCAATCTTGTTCAAATTGCATTACATAATAAGATTCCTTTTCATTAAAATCAGGCTCTTTATCATAATCAGCTACAAATCCGTAGTTTTCATCTTCAAAAGTTGCAGTCCATAACTCTGGATATTTCTTGACAGAATTTATCAAATCTTCCATTTGTTGATTACCAAAAGCAATTTCTATTTGATATCTTGGATCATCTTGTTTTTTAGCTTTTCTTTGATTATAATCATCTAAAGTAGGAGCAGTCCAGAAATAGACTCTGTCACCTGAAGGTACATTTTGAAAACTAACTCCTTCAGTATATTGAGATTTATTAGAGTAATCTTTATGATTTAGTATTCCAGTGAATGGATATTTTTTAAATCCATTATCCATTAATTGAGATTCAGCATTTGCTAATTCAGTTGGATCTATATATACACCAATTTTCTTTTTAGATAGTTCTTTAAGTGCATTCTCATTAAAATAACTTAATTTGAATTTTGAATTTCTATTGTATATATGTGCAGAGTATAGGTTTTTTACAAATCTATTAGCAATATGTTGCTCAAACTTAGGTACTGGATTTGGTGCAGGAGCAAATGGACTAACTGTAGTCTCAAAAGTAACATGGTCTAAATACAATAGAGTTAAATCCCATATACTTTGATTTATAACAAAATCCACTCTGTAAACAAATTCATTCATACTTAATACAGTATACCCGAAGAACTTTCCTCCTATTAAATATCCATTCAATCCTAAACTTATTATTTGTCCATTATATTCTCCAACAAATTTAGAATCAATATATCTTCCATTTAATATAAAACTTTTTTCATTATTCTTATTCATTTGGTATCTAACAATTTTAGTTGGATTTGCTAAAGCTTTAGCAGAGTTATTAATTTCATTATAATACTCACATTCTTCTAAAACTTTACCATGTACTGGATCATCTACAAATACAGACTTATTTCTTAAAACCCAATCTCCTCTCATATTTTTCATGTAATATTCGGAAGTTCCATCTACTAGAACTCCTTTATCATATATACCTTCAATTACTGTTTTCCCATCAGGATCTAAATCAGTATATTTTGCATTTCCATGATAAATACCATCTTTTAATTCCACATATCCTTCTTCTTTTAAAAGTGTGCCTGTATAAGGTTTCCCTTTATAAGTTTGAAATGCTCCAATAGTTTCATTTTCTTCCCACCCCATATTAGGATCATCCATTTTTACTTTGTTTGGCATTCCACATCCAATAAACATTATCATCACTAATAACATTCCTAAAAATTTATTTCTCATTACTTTCCTCCTCTAATTTTTTATATTTTATTTAATATAACTTTTATGTTACAAACTCTATCTCTTTCATTTCATAAAGATATTGTTGATTCTCTATCTTCACTTTTAAATAGTTATAACCATTTTCTCTATCTCTTTCTAATTCTATTGGAATTCCATCTAGTAATTTTTTTCTATAATATATCTTTATACTTTTGTTTTCCTTTACTGCTTGTTCTATCCGCATAAATAAATCTCTATTTATTGTCCTTTCTCTTATTGAAGGATGAAGATTGGCATATGTCATGAAAACTTTATTCAAAAATATACTCTCCTTTTCCATTTTCTGAAACTTCATCATTTCCTGAAATAATTCTGTATTAATATCATTTAAATTAAAAGATATAGTTTTTCTTTCATCTAGAAGATCTCCTCCTATTTCAAGAAGTTTTTCAAAACCTAACCCTTGAATTATAAGGTTGTATAAAGTTTCCTTTCTTAATTTAAAATATTGAATATCCATATATATAACTTCATGAATAAGTTTTGGCAGTGATACTCTTACTTTTTTTCTCATTAAATTTCTCCTTAAAAATAATTATCATTTTATTATATAATTTTTTCCAAAGGGCAAAAAGAGAAACCTTTTTTCTTAAAATCAATTCAATTATTTAATTCTGGTTTCGTTTTAAACAAATTATTCGATTCTTTTTTTAATTAAATTTGTTCTCTTCATGAGAACTATTAATCCTTTTATAGAAAAATAGGACAGAAATTTCTGCCCTATTTAAAGATATCCTTTCATATAAACTTTTAAAAATTCTGCTATTTCTTCATTATCATTTATATTCAGCTTCTCATACTTTATATAAAATATATAAAGTGATTGTAATGTAATATCTTTCTCTATATATGCTCCTGTTGTTTTAAAATATCTATACAGCTCATTATAAAATACTATCTTTACTGCTCTTTCAAATATATCTTCTTTTTTTAAGCTTAGTATATAATTCCTAAATTTTAAATATTCTTCTGTTATCCTATCCATGATTCACCCCTTATGCTATAAGTTTGGTACAAGCCTTTATTATTTCTGTGTCCTTAGCCTTATCCTTCAAGTACTTTATATAATTATGGTCTTTTTCATATATCTCTTCCAATGTCATTCCTTTATATTTCCCAAAATCAATTACAATTCCATTCTTTTTATTTTCTCTTTCTTCTTTAAAATTAAGTTCAAGTTTAGGTTCTGTTATAAATACATAGCCTTTTCCCTGCTGTTTTATTGGAAACCACATATTCTTTGCATTATATAGATATCTTCCTATTCCAAATCCACTTGAAGCTGTTCTTTTAAAAGCATTTGATATTCCTCCTTTTACTGATTCAAATTCTGTTACTGGTGCTCCATCTTCCTTTGTAACCCATTTATCATTTATTTTTATTGATAAGGAACATATAAATCCTGCTGTTATTTCTTTATATGATACACTCCATCCATCTACTCCAAATAAATTATCTAATCTATTTTGAATTGCTCGTGCTTGTACATATGCAAGTGCCATTCCTTTTGTCTTATCACTATTTGTTGCTCCTACTCTGAACTCAATTTCACTGTCTTCAAATGGTTCCTGCAATTTTTTCATTATTTCCTTTATCTCCATAACTTCTACCTCCTAATACTCTTCTGGATACATAATAGTCCAGTATTTTCCTACTATTTCATCAATTCCTTGAACTGCCCAAATCTTTTCTTTACTCTGAATTTTAAAATTCAGTTTATATTCCTTCTTTTCTTCTGGTACTTCCTGCTTATTTATTAAAGTATCTTCAGTCACTTCAAATATCTGAAAATAGTCTATATTTTGATCTGTTCTTATTTTTTCTCTAAGTATTTCCATTATTTTTGCTAATATTCTCAAATCAAGATTCTCTCTTACATTTCTTGTTAAATATATATTTTCCATTCCTATTCCTCCATCAATATATCATTTAGACCTTCATTTCCATATATAAGAAGCTCAAAGGTTTTCAGCGCAGTATTAAAACACTTTCCTAAATCCACTCCTTTTCTATATCCAGCGAGATATTTATATTTTCCTGATATGTCTAAATTAAAATAGGAACCATATATCATGGCTCCTAATTCCGCTTCTGTTTCCTCTTCATTTTTATTAATCTTTTTTCTTTCTTTTTTAAAGTGATTCATAAAATGTATAAACTCATGTGCTAAAGTTCCTGTCATAGCTGTATAATCAGTTTCTACTACATATATCTTCTCTCCATCCGTCATTCCTCTTGCTCTTCCAAGGTTTTCTACTTCTTTCACAATAGTATACTGTTCTATTATCTCTTTAGTTTTATTATATAGTCTGTCTGAATTATACTGGCTATGTTCTCCTATCTTTAAACTTGTATCTATATGTGGTATTATCACTGCATTTTCTCCTGCTTTTGTCTGTGATATATCAAATACATTACAGTATTTATATCCATATACATGTAATTCCTCCGATTCTTCTTCAAAATTTTTTCTAATAAGAGGAATTAATATTTTTATTCCTTTATTGCCTTTTGATATACAATATCCAAGTTCTTCCCATTTCTTATATCCTGCTACAAATGATGCCAGAGGATTTTGTTTATATATCAATATACTATTTCTTACACTATATGAATAAAAGTGTCTTCTCCTAAATTTTATGAATTCCTTCAGTTCCTGTGAATTATCCACAAAGTCTTTTATTTTAATATCTATTCCTGCTTTAAGCTCTTCTAATACTTTTTGGAAACTATTTTCTTTCTCCTTCATTTTATCAATCCTCCTTTTATTTTATAAGCAGATTATAGTCCTCCACAATTACTGCTCCTGCTATTTCTTCCCCATTTTTCATCTTCTGGGCTATTAATGTTTTATCAGGTGATATTTCCTGCTTTATCCTTAAACATTCTTCTGGAAGTTTTGATATATCAATAATTTCTACTTTGCTTGATTTCCTCAGATTATAGTTTCCAAGTTCTGTTTCTATCTTCTTTTTGTCTAAAAGCATGAGTATATTTTTTAGATATCCTTTTAAGGATTTTAACTTATTTTCACGATTTTTCTTTACATCTTCAAGTCTTTCCATCTCTGTTTTTACTGATATTGTTTCAAGTTCAAGATTTCTTATGTACTTAAGAATATTTGTACCTTTATTTTGCAATTCTTCTTTTAAATATTCCATGACATCTTCATAAGTTTCCTTATCTGTTTCCTGCTGATCTGAATCTAAAAATATGTCTAGTGTGTCAATCATAGCTCCTGCTATTTTATAAGTTTTCATAAGTGCCCTCCTTATTTTCTTTTTCTCAACTTCTCAATCGCCCTTATAGCTGCTCCAATAATTATTAACATTCCTCCAATAAAGTCAATAATAACCACCTCCCATTTATTTATTATTTGGGTAATATAAAAAGCTTCTGCCTATTAAGCAGAAGCTTCCTTTATTCTATTATAGAATATATAACTATTCGTATACTTTTTTTATTTCATTTTTTTCTCCATATGACTCAAATTCTATTATTAAGGAATCATCTTTATAAATATTGTTTTTTTCCAGCTCTTTTAATATTATATCTTTATCATTTTCATTAAGACAATTAATTATTATAGGATCAAGATTTTTACTTATTCTCACTTTACAAAAATTTATTATATTTAAATTTTCTATATATATTTCATAAAAAATTATATAAATTCCTTCAATTCCATTTGTGCAATAAATATTTTTATACTTTAAATTATTAAAATTAATATTTTCTATATCTCTAACAAAGAGTTCACCCATTTCATCAAGATAAAAAATTTCTGCATACATTGGAACAAGTATTTTTTTATTTTCATCATTGTCATAATATCTTTTTGATCTTTTTCTTTCTTTTACAATTTTACATAAAAAAGAATCTATATTTTGATTTTCATTTTCCTTAAAACGTTTTTCAGTTAAAATTTCTCTACCTTTTAAAATTTGTGTTCCTTCAGAAGTGTATATAACCTTTGGCTTTTTGATACTTTTTTTTATTAATCTATTATTCTTTATTTCTTGTTTATTTTCAAGTTCTGATAAAACTATGTATTTTATTTCATTTTTGAATTTTAAAAGTTTTATTTTCTCAATTTCTATTATCCTGTTTGGCTTTATTAATATAGATTTTTTTTCTTCCTTTTTTTTCAAATCTAAAAATCTAATATTTTTATCATATAATTTTTGGGGGAGAATCTCATAATCTGAATATTGTTGCTCTCCATTAAAGTTATAAATTTCAAGTTTCCCTCTATATTCACATATAAAAAAATTTTCAATTCTTTCATAATTATCAAAATA
This genomic window contains:
- a CDS encoding zinc ribbon domain-containing protein translates to MLFVHSVILSVITSFIGMFLLIDGTSIWTRSLTFLTIFLGSMAAISLCEIFKQNYYEKMPQNFITDIFINYGIHICSVIFPLIINLMIAMLNGTMGMYSMMLGESGISRIIELIWIIPSVVFGITFTVIAYPKDSMGIINKIEEKLKKTKENAKPSLVSTTEKKYCKNCSTEIDSNTKFCPNCGREISK
- a CDS encoding ArdC-like ssDNA-binding domain-containing protein, coding for MKEKENSFQKVLEELKAGIDIKIKDFVDNSQELKEFIKFRRRHFYSYSVRNSILIYKQNPLASFVAGYKKWEELGYCISKGNKGIKILIPLIRKNFEEESEELHVYGYKYCNVFDISQTKAGENAVIIPHIDTSLKIGEHSQYNSDRLYNKTKEIIEQYTIVKEVENLGRARGMTDGEKIYVVETDYTAMTGTLAHEFIHFMNHFKKERKKINKNEEETEAELGAMIYGSYFNLDISGKYKYLAGYRKGVDLGKCFNTALKTFELLIYGNEGLNDILMEE
- a CDS encoding DUF960 family protein, whose protein sequence is MENIYLTRNVRENLDLRILAKIMEILREKIRTDQNIDYFQIFEVTEDTLINKQEVPEEKKEYKLNFKIQSKEKIWAVQGIDEIVGKYWTIMYPEEY
- a CDS encoding siphovirus Gp157 family protein, producing MKTYKIAGAMIDTLDIFLDSDQQETDKETYEDVMEYLKEELQNKGTNILKYIRNLELETISVKTEMERLEDVKKNRENKLKSLKGYLKNILMLLDKKKIETELGNYNLRKSSKVEIIDISKLPEECLRIKQEISPDKTLIAQKMKNGEEIAGAVIVEDYNLLIK
- a CDS encoding Rad52/Rad22 family DNA repair protein yields the protein MEIKEIMKKLQEPFEDSEIEFRVGATNSDKTKGMALAYVQARAIQNRLDNLFGVDGWSVSYKEITAGFICSLSIKINDKWVTKEDGAPVTEFESVKGGISNAFKRTASSGFGIGRYLYNAKNMWFPIKQQGKGYVFITEPKLELNFKEERENKKNGIVIDFGKYKGMTLEEIYEKDHNYIKYLKDKAKDTEIIKACTKLIA